Proteins encoded within one genomic window of Hevea brasiliensis isolate MT/VB/25A 57/8 chromosome 8, ASM3005281v1, whole genome shotgun sequence:
- the LOC131182467 gene encoding F-box/kelch-repeat protein At3g06240-like: MSDHLTRELLEEILSRLPVKSILICRCVSKTWYSLISNPSFIAHHHKKTAARNSGLLFFSYSTRELVWPFKENVRYLLYPDESFPANPIEELDCPLKDIKRFVDIVGSFNGVFCLSYGVYGRHTDGAALWNPSVRKIVNIPCPNVTFTSHGFYKHLLGFGFDSATDDYKLVRIVYLPDSNFNFDKIPPLVEIYSLRSRVWRKVDNNDLKYVIADFSTSAFLNGTCHWVATKPPNGPGVCDAIVSFSLGEEVFGEMEVPDCLVKKYQFVDIAVFDGSLLLVASFKLTGEGCFTVWMMKEYGVPGSWTRLFDIPDFKSHLKWIRKLVAFRQSGQVLLAKLFGQLVFYDPKTEEIFDTKIRGNAHSFYLDTFVESLVLLNETDEFTEVEASEDNGTSEILEEVASSSNS, translated from the coding sequence atgTCTGATCATCTGACTCGAGAATTGCTGGAAGAAATTTTGTCAAGATTGCCAGTGAAATCAATCCTCATATGCAGGTGCGTTTCCAAGACTTGGTACTCTTTAATCAGCAACCCTTCTTTCATAGCCCACCATCACAAGAAAACCGCTGCAAGAAACAGTGGCCTACTTTTCTTTAGTTACAGCACCAGAGAACTTGTTTGGCCATTTAAAGAAAATGTGCGTTATTTGCTATACCCAGATGAGTCTTTCCCTGCAAACCCTATTGAAGAACTTGATTGCCCATTGAAAGACATAAAGCGTTTTGTTGATATAGTGGGTTCTTTTAATGGGGTCTTTTGTCTATCTTATGGTGTTTATGGCAGACACACTGATGGAGCTGCTTTATGGAACCCTAGCGTTAGAAAGATTGTTAACATTCCTTGTCCTAATGTTACGTTTACCTCACATGGATTCTATAAACACTTACTTGGGTTTGGCTTTGATTCCGCCACTGATGATTATAAGCTTGTGAGAATAGTGTATTTACCAGATAGTAATTTTAACTTTGATAAGATTCCGCCTTTGGTTGAGATTTACAGTTTGAGAAGTAGGGTTTGGAGAAAGGTTGATAATAATGATCTGAAATATGTCATCGCTGATTTCTCAACGTCTGCTTTTCTGAATGGAACTTGTCATTGGGTTGCCACTAAGCCACCTAATGGGCCTGGTGTATGCGATGCGATTGTGTCGTTTTCCTTGGGAGAAGAGGTGTTTGGAGAAATGGAGGTACCAGATTGTTTGGTTAAGAAATACCAGTTTGTGGATATTGCAGTTTTTGATGGATCACTTCTGCTGGTTGCATCTTTTAAACTGACTGGGGAAGGCTGTTTTACAGTTTGGATGATGAAAGAATATGGTGTTCCAGGATCTTGGACCAGACTTTTCGATATTCCTGATTTTAAATCACATTTGAAATGGATAAGAAAGTTAGTTGCATTTAGGCAAAGTGGTCAGGTTCTATTGGCAAAATTATTTGGACAGCTAGTTTTCTATGATCCAAAGACAGAAGAAATCTTTGATACAAAAATTCGGGGCAATGCACACTCCTTTTATTTGGATACTTTTGTGGAGAGTCTTGTTTTACTCAATGAAACAGATGAATTTACAGAAGTGGAGGCTTCTGAGGATAATGGCACAAGTGAAATCTTGGAGGAGGTTGCTTCTAGTTCTAATTCATAG